A stretch of the Rosa rugosa chromosome 5, drRosRugo1.1, whole genome shotgun sequence genome encodes the following:
- the LOC133711728 gene encoding disease resistance protein At4g27190-like, giving the protein MDFLVAIGTGIVGKIAEFTVAPVLRQVGYVIYYNKNLKKLESQVDELGAASESMKRAVETEERKGREIKADVQNWLTKVDEMTKEANDFLEDKQHAETRCLRGFCPNLKLRHHRSRKTTKLVQEVADLCGKKDFGDIAYDVKPEEVCSIPAKDYQAFDSRTSVAKEIMNELRQSNTHMIGVYGIGGVGKTTLAKEVYRQATEDKTLFDDVVIVQDVKKSPDLEGIQKRIAEKLGMEFLGDETIDRRSSRLFHRIKDNKVLVILDDIKEKIDLENVGVPRVSNCKVLLTSRTREVLSGEMRTQKEFQLDLLDAEENWSLFEKMAGDVVQNPAIREVATEVAKKCGGLPVLVVTVASALKNRSKVQDALRRLNKFEKEGFTKKAYLALEWSYEQLDDKELKPLFLLSGIMRDYSMNLLDLLKYSMGLGLIKNVDTVEEAQNALHSLVEKLKDSCLLLEDSDNNKYFRMHDLVHEVVNRIALREQHVFKVTIGDEFKEWPAKDFCKKSTMIILVNCNIPRLPEGLEYPELKMFTFCGSDFDHCLEIPRNFFEGMKKLKVLDFTNLSIPTLPPSLQFLKSLQTLCLDVCTLGDLALVGELRNLEMLSFLQSKFRKLPEEIGQLTRLRLLDLKGCSQLEVISPNVISNLKRLENLRMGDSFNRWEGEGVISSERRNANLEELKFLPQLTTLQIHIPDANILPADLFTTTSRLKRFQICIGSAWKWDNVDEALNTLKLRLSASNELDQGLRMLLERTEDLYLEGMEGVNNNIVYQIGAKGFQKLKHLHLQTNAEFTYIINGKVRYPNLTWLAVNELNGLTFLLSSSMARSLAQLKRLQVSGCQIMEEIVSIEESDEEIVDNFFCQLQIMELKNLPNLTKFCSRNHTELSNPSCGIQHFLFDNKVEFPNLKKLSFDGLAKLTTIWNNQFSLESSKNLEIIEIVSCDSLKNIFPVSVARNLLQLKELIVKSCGVEEIVAKEESLQTKPKFVFPKVTLVIFDGLYNLTNFYPRMHVTSWPSLNDLSVLRCAKVNMFVEEISSFQGHNELQRLCVSMPQSLFLIEKTGDHVNGLRF; this is encoded by the exons ATGGATTTTCTTGTTGCAATCGGTACTGGAATTGTTGGAAAGATTGCTGAGTTCACAGTTGCTCCAGTTTTACGCCAAGTGGGTTATGTAATCTACTACAACAAGAACCTCAAAAAACTAGAGAGTCAAGTAGATGAGTTGGGTGCTGCCAGTGAAAGCATGAAGCGTGCTGTTGAAACAGAGGAAAGAAAAGGTAGAGAAATTAAAGCAGATGTCCAGAACTGGCTGACTAAAGTGGATGAGATGACTAAAGAAGCAAACGATTTCTTGGAAGATAAACAGCATGCAGAGACTAGATGTCTCCGTGGCTTTTGTCCTAATCTAAAGCTTCGCCATCATCGCAGCAGGAAAACAACAAAATTGGTTCAAGAAGTTGCTGACCTCTGTGGGAAAAAGGATTTTGGCGATATTGCATACGATGTCAAACCAGAGGAGGTGTGCAGCATACCTGCTAAAGATTACCAAGCCTTTGATTCAAGGACTTCAGTTGCGAAGGAAATCATGAATGAACTGAGACAATCTAATACCCACATGATTGGGGTGTACGGTATTGGGGGTGTGGGAAAGACAACACTTGCTAAAGAAGTTTATCGGCAAGCTACAGAAGATAAAACGTTATTTGATGATGTTGTTATAGTACAAGATGTAAAAAAGAGTCCAGATTTGGAAGGAATTCAAAAAAGAATTGCTGAAAAGTTGGGAATGGAATTTCTCGGAGATGAGACTATAGACAGAAGATCTAGTCGTCTTTTTCATAGGATAAAAGACAACAAAGTTCTGGTAATTTTGGATGACATAAAGGAAAAAATTGATTTGGAGAATGTGGGAGTTCCACGTGTGTCGAATTGTAAAGTATTGTTAACATCTAGAACCAGAGAAGTATTATCGGGTGAGATGCGTACACAAAAGGAGTTTCAACTTGACCTTTTAGATGCAGAAGAAAACTGGAGTTTATTTGAGAAGATGGCAGGTGATGTTGTTCAAAATCCTGCCATACGAGAAGTAGCAACAGAAGTGGCCAAAAAGTGCGGAGGCTTGCCGGTTTTAGTGGTAACAGTTGCAAGCGCCCTGAAGAATAGAAGTAAGGTACAAGATGCCTTGCGACGCttaaacaaatttgagaaagAAGGATTCACGAAAAAAGCATACTTGGCTCTGGAGTGGAGTTACGAGCAATTGGACGATAAGGAACTTAAGCCATTGTTCTTGTTATCTGGAATTATGAGAGATTACTCTATGAATCTTCTTGACTTGCTGAAATACAGTATGGGCTTAGGTTTGATTAAAAACGTGGATACGGTGGAAGAAGCACAAAATGCACTGCATTCACTGGTTGAAAAACTTAAAGATTCTTGTCTATTGCTAGAGGACAGTGATAATAATAAATATTTTAGAATGCATGATCTTGTTCATGAAGTTGTAAACCGGATTGCCTTGAGAGAGCAACATGTCTTCAAAGTTACTATTGGAGATGAGTTCAAAGAATGGCCAGCTAAGGATTTTTGTAAAAAGAGCACTATGATCATTCTTGTTAACTGCAATATTCCCCGTCTTCCTGAAGGTTTGGAATACCCAGAACTGAAAATGTTTACCTTTTGTGGTAGCGATTTTGATCACTGCTTGGAAATTCCCAGAAACTTTTTTGAAGGGATGAAGAAACTCAAAGTGTTGGACTTCACTAATTTGAGTATCCCAACACTACCTCCATCTCTCCAATTCCTAAAAAGTCTTCAGACATTGTGTTTGGATGTCTGCACCTTGGGAGACCTAGCTTTAGTTGGAGAGCTAAGAAACTTAGAAATGCTTAGCTTTTTACAATCCAAGTTTAGAAAGTTGCCCGAAGAAATAGGGCAGTTGACACGTCTGCGATTGTTGGATTTGAAAGGTTGCTCTCAACTCGAAGTGATTTCACCTAATGTTATATCAAACTTGAAAAGGTTAGAAAACTTGAGAATGGGTGATAGCTTCAACCGATGGGAGGGTGAAGGAGTCATCAGTAGTGAAAGAAGAAATGCAAACCTTGAAGAGCTAAAGTTCTTGCCTCAGCTAACTACTTTACAAATACATATCCCAGATGCTAACATCCTTCCAGCAGATTTATTCACCACTACTAGTAGGTTAAAGAGATTCCAAATATGTATTGGTTCTGCGTGGAAATGGGATAATGTTGATGAAGCCCTCAATACACTAAAGCTCCGACTCAGTGCTAGCAATGAATTGGACCAAGGTCTAAGAATGTTGCTGGAAAGAACTGAAGACTTATACTTGGAGGGGATGGAGGGtgttaataataatattgtctACCAAATAGGTGCGAAAGGTTTTCAGAAATTGaagcatctccatctccaaacgAATGCCGAGTTTACGTATATCATAAATGGGAAG GTTAGGTATCCCAACTTAACATGGTTGGCGGTGAATGAACTCAATGGTTTAACATTCTTGTTATCATCTTCAATGGCTAGAAGCCTTGCACAACTCAAACGTCTTCAGGTATCAGGATGTCAAATAATGGAAGAGATAGTATCCATAGAAGAATCTGATGAAGAAATTGTAGACAACTTCTTTTGCCAGCTACAAATTATGGAGCTAAAAAACCTTCCAAATCTCACTAAATTCTGCTCAAGAAACCATACTGAACTTTCAAATCCATCCTGTGGGATACAACACTTTCTTTTTGACAATAAG GTAGAGTTTCCAAACTTGAAGAAGTTATCTTTTGATGGCCTAGCAAAGTTGACGACAATATGGAACAATCAATTTTCTCTAGAGAGTTCAAAAAATCTAGAGATAATTGAAATTGTTTCTTGTGAcagtttgaaaaatatatttCCGGTTTCGGTGGCTAGAAATCTCCTGCAGTTAAAAGAATTGATAGTGAAGAGTTGTGGAGTGGAGGAAATTGTCGCAAAGGAAGAGTCATTACAAACAAAGCCTAAGTTTGTGTTTCCAAAAGTAACACTAGTGATTTTTGATGGTTTGTACAACCTCACAAATTTCTACCCAAGGATGCATGTGACCAGCTGGCCATCACTCAATGATTTGAGCGTGTTGCGATGTGCTAAAGTCAACATGTTTGTTGAGGAAATCTCAAGCTTTCAAGGACATAATGAGCTACAACGTCTTTGTGTTTCTATGCCGCAATCTCTGTTTTTAATTGAGAAG aCCGGCGATCATGTCAATGGCCTTCGATTTTGa